GAGGTCTATTTAAAGAAAAATTCGCGGATTCAGGCTTTGGCTATGATCATGGTATTGTGTCTTTTTATTTACTCTATGACTGAGTTTCGGCTGAGAAAGATGCTGGTACAGTCTGGTGAAACAGTCACCAGCCAGACAAAAAAGCAGACACAAAGACCGGCATTGAAATGGACATTTTTCCTGTTCAGGAGGGTGAGGGAGTTCTCATTTGTTGAGGGTGATAAAAGAATAAAACGAATTACAAATCTGAATGATGAATTGAAAAAGATATTGCGGTTATTGGGGGGAGAGTATGAAAAATACTATTGTTGAAGAAATACCTGCGGAAAGTCGGATATAGCGCCGGGAGAAGAGATTTGCGCTGTCTGTGGCGGAGCTGAAAATTATGCTGTTAATGCAAACTGGGGCATTAAGAGAGAGAAAAAATCCGGTTCAAAGAACCTTTTGGAATATTTCATGATAAACACAAGAGATGATACCTTAATTGATAGTGAGTATTTTCTGAGAAATAAAACGACCGGAAGATGCCTGATTCCTGCAAACGGTTTTTATGAGTGGGATAATAAAGGAAAAAGGAAAACGCCGTATTATGTGCATATAAGAGAAAGCCCGCTTTTTGCTTTTGCAGGCGTTTATGAAACTTCTTCTGCTTCTTTGGATTTGTCTTATTCCTGCAGTATCATAACAACTGATGCAAATGAGGCTTTGAGCGGTATTCATGACAGAATGCCTGTGATACTTGACAAAAATGATTCAATGAACTGGATAAATCCGGATTTTGACGAATATCTTTCTTTACTAAAACCGTATCCTGCGGAAAAAACTGTCTGTTATGCTGTTGGAAACAGTGTTGGAAGTGTTGAAAATGATGGAGCTTATCTTATAAAACCTGTTTATGAGAACAAATGGTGGTAAATTTTTACATGAAGTCTGCAATTGTTCTCTGCCGTTTTACATAACATCCTGTTGTTATATCTTTGAAGATAAAATCCCCGTCTTTATTTGAATTTTTGTCCTCAACAATCAAAACCCTGTCAGCCCATTCACAAAGAATTTTTAAGTTTTCATCCATTATAGGTGATATCATAAGGTACCTGGCGTTTGAGCTTTCTGCAAGTTTTTTTAATTCACTACCTGTATTTTCAATAACGGCCTGATTTACGTTGAAAGTATATCTGTTGTATTCTATTATCGCAAGCGCGGGTCTGATTCTTTTTAGGCGTGAAATTATCTGGTCCGGATAATCACACTGAAAAAGACCGAGTCTGTTGTGGAAAACCTTCAGATTTTGATAAAGTTCAGTGTTTTTATCTGTTAAGTAAACTGCCCGCTTATCTTCACCGGAGACTGCTCTGCCTATTGCCGGAAGAATTGTGCTTTTAGGAGCTGATATTATGTTAAAAACACCTTTTTCTTCGACATATACATAATTTGGAACATATATCATTGTTTTTCTGATGCGTCTTTTTTTGATATAATCAATTTGCGCATGGTGTGAAAGTGTGATTAAAAAAATAATGTTTTGAAAGCCTCCGGATTTTCAGAAGGTGATTTTAGAAGGCATTAGAATTTCTGGTAATTACCAGTTAATTTTCTCAATGAGCTGAAAAAAGAATAATAAACTTTTACTGTTTTGTTTTTCCGGCAGGTTTTTCTTAGAGCCGGGCAATTTTTTATTATATGCCGCTTCCGGATGGGATTTATGAGCAGATTATTAACAGTTACATCAACAATAAACTTCGATCACCAGATTTTGAGTCAAAATCAATTGAAACTAACAACATCGACAAAGAAGAATCCCAGACGGTTTTATCAGAATATCTATATCATATAATTAAAAATTCTTTGAGATTTGCTAAAGAAAAAGGAGCAAACCTTGAAAAACAGATTGAAATCTGTAACAATATAATCCAATACCTCAAAACAGAGACAAATGAGGATTTTTTAAATCAGTGTGCAATAGAAAAAGATGGAGAAATTCTTCTCTCAATTTTTGATAAATTAAATTATCCATCAATTGGGCAAAAGCGGATAGTAAGACCAGAGACATCAATTGCACAAAGCAGTCTTTTCACAGGCTCAGGACTTGAGCCAAATATGGTAAATGAGCTTCAGCTTGAGATTGAGTCATCTGATAGAATTGACATTTTAGTTTCTTTTGTTAAATGGAGTGGAATCAGACTCATTAAAGATCAACTGACTGAGTTTTCCAAAAAAGGCAGATTAAGAGTAATAACAACATCATATATCGGTGCAACAGACCTAAAAGCAGTTGAATTTTTAGCTTCACTTGACAATACCGAAGTTAAAATTTCTTATGATACAAAAAGAACAAGGCTTCATGCAAAAGCCTACACATTTTATCGGGACAGTGGTTTTTCAACATCATATATCGGCTCATCAAATCTTTCAAACTCAGCGATTACAATCGGTCTTGAATGGAATGTTAAAGTAACTCAAAAAGATGCTTATGATATTATTCAAAAAGTAGAGGCAACTTTTGAATCATATTGGAATGATCCAGAATTTAAGACATACACTTCAAAAGATGCACAATATCTTCAAAATGCACTCTTAAGTGAGAGAGGCATTAGAGAGAATCAGGATATTGCAATTTTTGATATAACACCTTATGACTTTCAAAAAGAAATTTTGGATAAACTTTCAGCAGAAAGAAAGATCCATAATAATTGGAAAAATCTCATTGTATCTGCAACAGGTACAGGAAAAACAGTAATTTCTGCATTTGACTATAAAAATTTCAAAAAAGAACTTAAAAGAGTTCCAAGACTTCTTTTTGTCGCACATCGTGAAGAGATTTTAAAGCAGAGTGTTTCTGTATTTCGAGGAGTCTTAAAAGACTCAAATTTTGGCGAACTTCTTACAGGAAATTTCAAACCAGAAAAATTAGACAATCTTTTCATATCTATTCAGAGTTTTAACAGCAATAATTTGCCAGAATATACACCTTCTGATTATTATGATATGATTATTGTTGATGAATTTCATCATGCTGCCGCACCATCATATCAAAAACTTCTCTCATATTACAATCCAAAAATTCTTCTCGGTCTTACTGCAACGCCGGAGAGAATGGATAATTTAGATATTTTATCATATTTCAATGGAAAAATTTCTGCTGAGATAAGACTTCCTGAGGCAATTGATAGAAAATTACTCTCTCCATTTCATTATTTTGGAATCTCTGATAGTGTTGATTTAGACTCAATTTCATGGAAACGTGGCGGATATGACAGAGATGAGTTGTCCAAACTATACACTGGAAATAAAGAACGTGTAGCACAGATAATTCACGCAATTGATACATATATAACAGACAAAACTGAGATTGTTGGACTTGGGTTTTGTGTTAGTATTGAACATGCAAATTTTATGGCAGATTCTTTTAACAAAGCCGGGATTTCTTCTGCATCACTTCATTCAAACAGTCCTATGGATGAGAGAAACACAATTCAGCGAAAGCTTGTTTCAAAAGAGATTAATTTTATTTTTGTCGTAGATTTATACAACGAAGGCGTTGACATTCCAGAAGTAAATACTGTTTTATTCCTTCGACCAACTGAGAGTTTAACAGTATTTTTACAACAATTTGGAAGAGGTCTTCGACTCTCTGAGGAGAAGGAATGCTTAACTGTTCTTGACTTTGTTGGTCGCCAGAATATTCATTTCAAGTTTGAAAAGCGTCTTTTAGCAATTACAAAAAAGAATAAAGTTTCAATAAAAAAACAGGTTGAAGACGATATATTTTCTCTTCCAAAGGGTTGTTATATTCATCTTGAGAGAGTTGCACGTGAAAAAGTGCTTGAAAACATAAAAGTTCAAAGTAATAATCGCAATCATCTAATTGAACTTGCAAAAAGTTATGAATTTGAAACCGGTGAGAAGATTTCACTTGCCGGTTTTGTAAGTTATCATGACATTGCTTTGGATGAAATTTATTCAAAGACAACTTTTATTGAGATATGTTCTCTTGCAGGACTAAAAGACGGATTAGAACAAAAGGAAAATGAATTCTTAAAAAAGTCAGCCTTAAAATTAACAGACATTGATTCTGCTGAGTTAATCAAATTTTCATTAGAGCTTTTTGAAAATACAGAAAAATATTTACTTAAGGTATTGTCAGATTATCAAAAAAATATGCTTACAATGCTTTATTATTCATTTTATAACTCGCCACTAAACAATTACAATAAAATTTCAGACATTTTCCCTGAGATCTTTGGTAGTGAAAAAATTAAATCAGAAATCATTGAAATCTTAAAATTAAAGTATGAAAGAATTGATTTCATTGACAAACCTCTTGATTTAGATTTAAAAGCTCCATTATTTTTGCATTGCAGTTATACAAGAAACCAGATTTTTTCTGCTCTTGGTCATTTTACCTTAAATGAAACACCATCTCATGGTCAGCGTGAAGGTGTGATTTATTTAAAAGATAAAAAATTAGACGTTTTTTTTATTACATTGAATAAGACTGAAAAGCAGTATTCTCCTTCAACGATGTATGAAGATTATGCAATAAATGAAAGGCTCTTTCACTGGCAGTCTCAAAGTACAACATCTGATAAATCTCCAACAGGGATAAGATACATAAATCACGAAAGTGAAAAAAGCAATATTCTTCTCTTTGTAAGAGAGTCAAAATCAATTAATAATCGCGCACAGCCCTACATTTGTCTTGGAACAGCTCGTTATGTAAGCCACACCGGAAGTCGTCCAATGAACATTATATGGAGTCTTGATGAGGAAATTCCTGCGAAAATTTTAAAGTCTGCAAGAAAGATGATTGACGGATAAAAAAAAACCCAAAAATTAAATTTCCCAAAAAAACAAAAGGAAATGTCTCAAATGGAATTTGTGAAAATTGCTGACAGCGATAAAAAAAATTACATGGAGCTTTTGCTTATCGCCGATGAGCAGGAGGATATGATAGAGAAATATCTCTGTCGCGGCGATATGTTCGCCCTTATAGATGATGGTGTAAAAGCGGTCTGCGTTGTAACAGAGGAGAAGCCCGGTGTTTATGAAATAAAAAATATCGTTACTGTTCCAAAATTTCAGCGCAAAGGCTACGGACTGCGCCTGATGTCATTTATTGTTGATTACTACAAAAACTCCGGCGGCGAGCTGTATGTTGGAACAGGTGACTGCCCTTTTATACTTCGCTTCTACGAAAGATGCGGATTTGAAAAATCACACATTGTCAAAAACTTTTTCATAGACAATTACAATCACCCGATGCATGAAAACGGAAAACAGCTTGTGGACATGATTTATCTGAAAAGAAATCTGTAAAATAAATATATGTCACATATATGGAACTTACATGGGTTTGCGTTGACCATAGAATCCTTGTTCAGGCAGATAATTCGCTGATATAGATCAGGATAAAGCATGTATTTCCATGCCGGGATTATTACAATCTCCTTTCCTGATATTTCTTCAAGACCACTGGTATTCATTGTCAGGATGAAACCTTTCTTTAGTTTATATTCATTTAATGCGTCAAGAAGTCCATTTACTTCTCTTGTTGTAAGATTACATCTGAGAGTTGATCTTTATCCATGTCTTAGGTTCTTATTGGGTTTTCATTTATATGACTGTTCTTCCATAAAGAACAGTATTGATACCTGGCGGGTCACCTATAAAGAACGGTTTGAAATTTCATAGTATTTGGGGGAAGAGGAAATCTCCTTCTTTTCCTAACCGAAGGGCTGTAGCCCTTTCGAAACCTGAGGGCGACCTTTGGTCACCTTACCCTGGTCACTTTAATTCTGATAAGTCACTCGTCGGGATGGGCAAGCATCCTTCGTCTCCAATATAAACTCATGGATTTAAGAAATATTCAGATAAAGTATAACTTAAATGGCCCTCCAAATCGGCTAAAAACCTCATTTTTCCAATCCATACAGAAGCCCTGTATTGGACGAACTCTTCCTTTCCCTATGCAAACATCGTCTGAAAAGAGGGGGCAATAACATGCCGTTATATCTTTAATCTCTATCGTTTGAAAATCCCAAAAAGGCCATTTCGAGGCTCTTTTCATCAGGATATCTGAACTTTCCAAAAGAGGAGAAAATAAGGGCATATCGGGCTTTATTTGGCTCGGTTAAATGCCGAATACGAAAAAAAATTAAGAGATTATCTCTCGCGTGAAGATTGTCCTTATAGCAGTCAGGCAGATTTTCTAAGTAACTTAATCATTAATTTCTTTGCAGAGGAAGAAGCAAAAGCGCGCCAAAAAGAGATATTAATTGATTTTATTAAGAATGATTCTGATATTGCCGCCGCGATTTTAGAGCGTGCAATAGTTTTGCTTTCTCAGGATTTGAATCTGGAAAAGAAGCCTTAATTTGATCATCAAAACATCCGGCTTTAATTAAATTAACTAATAATTGTTTACTTCCCATCATTATTGACCAGATACACGTATTTTTTTTAAATATAGCATTTTTCCGGTGCGGTATGAAAGTGATCTGTATCGACCGCAAAAAATATTTGATTATAAACAATAGATAAAAGGGTACATGCAGACAATTGAGATATCAGATAAACTGTATAAGGAGATCCTCGCACACAAACAGGGTCAGGAATCTATAAGCAAGGTTATAGAGCGGAATTTTAAGCCGGAAAAATCACAACTTGAAAATGATATAAATAAATTGGATGCTGAAATCAGGGCAAGCAGGAAATCAAAGAAATACACGTCTGCACAAGTCAAGAAAGAATTAGGGTTATAAATCGATTTGTGAATAATTTTGATGTGCTGCTTCATAACCTATAATTTTATGAATCTCAACCCACTTTTCCCTTTCACCTTCAATAGTATAAAGTACTGTAAATTTCCGCTGAATATGCAATCTATGTGTATTCTCTTTACCTTTAAGCTTCTTCTTATTGCATTGACTGATCGAATCAAACAGATGTTCACCAAGACAAAATTCGATCTTGTCTATCATTTTTGAAATATAACTCTTATCACCACGTTTTATGGCTTTCATATTTTTCAATGCCATTTCTGTATAAATTATTTCATATCTTCCCATTATTACCCTCTTAAATAATAGTATAGAAGCGTTACAATAATTTTCTATTGGACAAAAACCTTCTAAAGATACAATCAGCCACCACAATAACAAGCCCTTGAGTTACTACGTATTAATTCAATGTAATCTTCTGAAACTATCAATTTATGATAGTGACGTGCTAAAAGTGATATGCCAGTGATTTTCATCAGTCAAATCTCCATTTTTTAGCGGTTAAATTTGGAACTATTCTTTTATCACGTGAGCTATTATAATAATTATCTCATCCCAAAAACAGGGTTTTTGTGCGCATGTGTCCGGACATGTCCGGACAGGAGAAAAGAGAAATGGAAAAGAGAGAAAAAGCAAAAAAAACAAAAATACAGCGAATTAGAAAAAGATTACATTTGACCATAAATCCAGAGAATTATGAATATATAAAAAAATAATGGCTTAAACGCTTCCAGATTAGTAGATACTGTCTTAAATGAACTCCAAACGAAAACTAAAAGAGAATTGGTTTTTATTTGCGAAAATAAGCCTCAAGCGGGAGTTGAACCCGCGACCTCGTCCTTACCAAGGACGCGCTATGCCACTAAGCCACTGAGGCACAATTTAGATTGCATTATAAAGTCGATGTAAAACATATAAAATCTTAACTAAATAATCACAACGAAAAATTTAGTTGTGTTGCTTATTCGTTCAGAAAAATAAAACTTATATCTTCTTCATTTCCTTCTTTAAGAGATTAACGCTTCTAATTGCACTGTCAAGTGTGTCTGTCTCAATTATCGGACATCTGCCCGACTCTGCTATTTTTTTAAACACTGGCGCAAAATCAATATTGCCGTCACCGATTGCAAGATGTGAATCTAAAAAACCTTCATTATCATGGAGATGGAAATGAGAAATATCGTGTTTTAAAAATTCATTTAAACAATTGTTTGTATTTGCATGACCAACATCTAAGGCAAGGGGAAAACCTGAGATCAAAGATAGCTCTTCCGGCGTCTTGAGAAAGAAAAAATCCCATTTTGGCATATTCTCAATAAAAACTTTGGTCGAATATTCTTTTGAAAATTCAATAATCTCAATAAGTGACTTCTGAAGCTGAAAAGCACAGATGTCTCTTTCATCAGCCCATCCAAAATAACCTGGATGAACTATAATTCCCTGTGCATCAACTTCAGATCCAATTGAAACACAATGCCTTATAACTTCCACACTTGCTTTTCTTATTGGCTCCAGGTGCGATGAAATATTCACTCCGCGTGAAGGGGCGTGTAGAAAATATTTGAATGAAAAAGATTTCAGAATTTCAGATGAATCAAGAAAATGTGGTCCGTCATCCATCACTTCGACAACAGACGTTAAATCGGCAAGAATTGAAAGGGCAGAATTCAGGGGTTTATTGATAAGACAATTGGTTGAAACGCCAAACATTATTCTTATTTAAGAGAGAACTTTTTAAAAGACTATCTGAAATGCATATCTGATGAACAAGTCCGGTATTTCGCATTAATACCATATGATCAAATATTGCTTTTTTAATTTTTAAAAAGGTCAGATGTATTAAATCTTTTCAGGTCTTAAAAGGTTTTGTTGAAAAATTCAGATTAGGTAATCTGGGAGAAATGATATGAAAAAAAGATACTCTCTGGTTGAGTTCAACAGAGAATTTATAATGATGGTAAATACAGTTTCAGATGCTGTAATTCTTTTTGATAAGGAAAAAAGAATCACACTCTGGAATAAATCTGCAGAACTCCTGACCGGTTATGACTCTGAAGAAGTGCTTGGAAAAATAATTACAGACATAGTTGATTCCTTTACAACTCTTGATACAAAAGAGAACCTGAGCAAAAAGGTTTCTGAAATATTATCCGGATTGTCAGAGGAGAATCCACGAATTCATTTAAAAGGCGCTATATACAAAAAAGACAGAACTGAAATATTATTGAGCGCTTCTCTCTCATCCGGTGAGATAAACGAGGAATGGTATGCAATTATTATTGCACGGGATATTACTGAGCAGATTAAAAACGCTCATGAAATGCAAAAACTGTATGATATTGTACAGTCTTCAAATGATGCTATTGTCGGAGTGGACTTAAACCAAAAGATAACAAGCTGGAATCCCTCTGCTGAAGCAATATACGGATATAAAGAATCTGAAGTTATAGGAAAAAACCTCGCAATGATAGTGCCTGAAAACTGGCTTAATACAATATCCCTTGAGATTGAGAAAGTAAAATCCGGCAAGTCACTAAAACAATTTGAAATTGAAAGAATAACAAAATCCGGAAAAAAATTTACAATTTTATTGAGCTTTTCTCCAATATATAATGAATTTAACTTAGTAACAGGCGTTTCTATCATTGGAAGGGATATTTCCAGTGAAAAGGAGATGATGATGACTATGGTCAGGTATATCTCCGAAGCGGCAATGAGGCTTAAAAATCCGACTGAGCTGGTATTACTGAATCTTTCAAATATAATTCAGG
The genomic region above belongs to Methanomicrobium antiquum and contains:
- a CDS encoding SOS response-associated peptidase yields the protein MAPGEEICAVCGGAENYAVNANWGIKREKKSGSKNLLEYFMINTRDDTLIDSEYFLRNKTTGRCLIPANGFYEWDNKGKRKTPYYVHIRESPLFAFAGVYETSSASLDLSYSCSIITTDANEALSGIHDRMPVILDKNDSMNWINPDFDEYLSLLKPYPAEKTVCYAVGNSVGSVENDGAYLIKPVYENKWW
- a CDS encoding DEAD/DEAH box helicase, which produces MPLPDGIYEQIINSYINNKLRSPDFESKSIETNNIDKEESQTVLSEYLYHIIKNSLRFAKEKGANLEKQIEICNNIIQYLKTETNEDFLNQCAIEKDGEILLSIFDKLNYPSIGQKRIVRPETSIAQSSLFTGSGLEPNMVNELQLEIESSDRIDILVSFVKWSGIRLIKDQLTEFSKKGRLRVITTSYIGATDLKAVEFLASLDNTEVKISYDTKRTRLHAKAYTFYRDSGFSTSYIGSSNLSNSAITIGLEWNVKVTQKDAYDIIQKVEATFESYWNDPEFKTYTSKDAQYLQNALLSERGIRENQDIAIFDITPYDFQKEILDKLSAERKIHNNWKNLIVSATGTGKTVISAFDYKNFKKELKRVPRLLFVAHREEILKQSVSVFRGVLKDSNFGELLTGNFKPEKLDNLFISIQSFNSNNLPEYTPSDYYDMIIVDEFHHAAAPSYQKLLSYYNPKILLGLTATPERMDNLDILSYFNGKISAEIRLPEAIDRKLLSPFHYFGISDSVDLDSISWKRGGYDRDELSKLYTGNKERVAQIIHAIDTYITDKTEIVGLGFCVSIEHANFMADSFNKAGISSASLHSNSPMDERNTIQRKLVSKEINFIFVVDLYNEGVDIPEVNTVLFLRPTESLTVFLQQFGRGLRLSEEKECLTVLDFVGRQNIHFKFEKRLLAITKKNKVSIKKQVEDDIFSLPKGCYIHLERVAREKVLENIKVQSNNRNHLIELAKSYEFETGEKISLAGFVSYHDIALDEIYSKTTFIEICSLAGLKDGLEQKENEFLKKSALKLTDIDSAELIKFSLELFENTEKYLLKVLSDYQKNMLTMLYYSFYNSPLNNYNKISDIFPEIFGSEKIKSEIIEILKLKYERIDFIDKPLDLDLKAPLFLHCSYTRNQIFSALGHFTLNETPSHGQREGVIYLKDKKLDVFFITLNKTEKQYSPSTMYEDYAINERLFHWQSQSTTSDKSPTGIRYINHESEKSNILLFVRESKSINNRAQPYICLGTARYVSHTGSRPMNIIWSLDEEIPAKILKSARKMIDG
- a CDS encoding GNAT family N-acetyltransferase, coding for MEFVKIADSDKKNYMELLLIADEQEDMIEKYLCRGDMFALIDDGVKAVCVVTEEKPGVYEIKNIVTVPKFQRKGYGLRLMSFIVDYYKNSGGELYVGTGDCPFILRFYERCGFEKSHIVKNFFIDNYNHPMHENGKQLVDMIYLKRNL
- a CDS encoding type II toxin-antitoxin system RelE family toxin — its product is MGRYEIIYTEMALKNMKAIKRGDKSYISKMIDKIEFCLGEHLFDSISQCNKKKLKGKENTHRLHIQRKFTVLYTIEGEREKWVEIHKIIGYEAAHQNYSQIDL
- a CDS encoding sugar phosphate isomerase/epimerase family protein; this translates as MFGVSTNCLINKPLNSALSILADLTSVVEVMDDGPHFLDSSEILKSFSFKYFLHAPSRGVNISSHLEPIRKASVEVIRHCVSIGSEVDAQGIIVHPGYFGWADERDICAFQLQKSLIEIIEFSKEYSTKVFIENMPKWDFFFLKTPEELSLISGFPLALDVGHANTNNCLNEFLKHDISHFHLHDNEGFLDSHLAIGDGNIDFAPVFKKIAESGRCPIIETDTLDSAIRSVNLLKKEMKKI
- a CDS encoding PAS domain-containing protein, with product MKKRYSLVEFNREFIMMVNTVSDAVILFDKEKRITLWNKSAELLTGYDSEEVLGKIITDIVDSFTTLDTKENLSKKVSEILSGLSEENPRIHLKGAIYKKDRTEILLSASLSSGEINEEWYAIIIARDITEQIKNAHEMQKLYDIVQSSNDAIVGVDLNQKITSWNPSAEAIYGYKESEVIGKNLAMIVPENWLNTISLEIEKVKSGKSLKQFEIERITKSGKKFTILLSFSPIYNEFNLVTGVSIIGRDISSEKEMMMTMVRYISEAAMRLKNPTELVLLNLSNIIQAIKEDSVNKEDLILNISIQMKNMEQIIHNLRELNQAIIGSYEEIPDEYVKYFEH